In Colletotrichum higginsianum IMI 349063 chromosome 1, whole genome shotgun sequence, one genomic interval encodes:
- a CDS encoding DEAD/DEAH box helicase codes for MADKGLEDVPEGQIESNYDETVDSFDDMNLKSELLRGVYAYGFERPSAIQQRAIMPVIKGHDVIAQAQSGTGKTATFSISVLQKIDTNVKACQALILAPTRELAQQIQKVVVAIGDFMNIECHACIGGTSVRDDMKALQDGPQVVVGTPGRVHDMIQRRFLKTDSMKMFVLDEADEMLSRGFTEQIYDIFQLLPQSTQVVLLSATMPQDVLEVTTKFMRDPVRILVKKDELTLEGIKQFYIAVEKEEWKLDTLSDLYETVTITQAVIFCNTRRKVDWLTDKLTARDFTVSAMHGDMDQAQRDLIMKEFRSGSSRVLIATDLLARGIDVQQVSLVINYDLPANRENYIHRIGRGGRFGRKGVAINFVTAEDVRMMREIEQFYSTQIEEMPMNVADLI; via the exons GCCAGATCGAGTCGAACTACGATGAGACCGTCGACTCTTTTGATGACATGAACCTGAAGTCGGAGCTCCTCCGTG GTGTCTACGCCTACGGTTTCGAGCGTCCCTCCGCCATCCAGCAGCGTGCCATCATGCCCGTCATCAAGG GCCACGATGTCATTGCTCAGGCTCAGTCCGGTACTGGCAAGACCGCCACGTTCTCCATCTCTGTCCTCCAGAAGATCGACACCAACGTCAAGGCCTGCCAGGCTCTGATCCTCGCCCCCACCCGTGAGCTTGCTCAGCAGATTCagaaggtcgtcgtcgccatcggtGACTTCATGAACATTGAGTGCCACGCCTGTATCGGCGGCACCAGCGTCCGCGACGACATGAAGGCCCTGCAAGACGGTCCCCAGGTTGTTGTCGGTACCCCTGGTCGTGTTCACGACATGATCCAGCGCCGCTTCCTCAAGACCGACAGCATGAAGATGTTCGTtcttgacgaggccgacgagatgCTTTCT CGCGGTTTCACCGAGCAGATCTACGACATCTTCCAGCTGCTCCCCCAGAGCACCCAGGTCGTCCTTCTGTCCGCCACCATGCCCCAGGACGTCCTTGAGGTCACCACCAAGTTCATGCGCGACCCTGTCCGCATTCTCGTCAAGAAGGACGAGCTTACCCTCGAGGGTATCAAGCAGTTCTACATCGCCGTTGAGAAGGAAGAGTGGAAGCTCGACACTCTCTCCGACCTGTACGAGACTGTCACCATCACTCAGGCCGTTATCTTCTGCAACACCCGCAGAAAGGTTGACTGGCTCACCGACAAGCTCACTGCCCGTGACTTCACTGTCTCCGCCATGCACGGTGACATGGACCAGGCTCAGCGTGACCTGATTATGAAGGAGTTCCGTTCCGGATCTTCCCGTGTCCTGATCGCCACTGACCTCCTGGCCCGTGGTATCGACGTCCAGCAGGTCTCTCTGGTCATCAACTACGACCTTCCCGCCAACCGCGAGAACTACATCCACCGTATCGGTCGTGGTGGCCGTTTCGGTCGTAAGGGTGTTGCCATCAACTTCGTTACCGCCGAGGATGTCCGCATGATGAGAGAGATTGAGCAGTTCTACAGCACCCAGATCGAGGAGATGCCCATGAACGTTGCCGACCTTATCTAA
- a CDS encoding 3-oxoacyl-(Acyl-carrier-protein) reductase: MAEKSQACDKTASDDTFKSLVTKVNQEHPNTKIIPYPFNVAKEEETLVLIDELLNAFGRLDVWVSSAGLLGPPSIAETTPADLQRCFEAHSMAPFFALKYAPPAMAKLTEKQSYPNAAPKTQKYGSIVVIGSVASTYGGCWGPCYTVASHAALGVVKAGVAVLKGTGVRINCISPGQIDVGLDLDGSSKASIGLERPGSPQEVARVAGFLASGFSSYVTGANLVVDGGSSQIAAVRDQDIISLVLISAMNPLTIPIGKA; encoded by the exons ATGGCTGAGAAATCCCAAGCATGCGACAAGACAGCCAGCGATGATACGTTCAAGTCACTTGTGACCAAGGTGAATCAGGAGCACCCCAATACCAAAATCATCCCGTACCCCTTCAACGTTgccaaggaggaagagacgcTGGTTCTCATCGACGAGCtactcaacgccttcggACGCCTCGACGTTTGGGTCTCGTcggccggcctgctcggccCACCGTCCATTGCCGAGACGACGCCGGCAGACCTGCAGCGGTGTTTCGAGGCGCACTCGATGGCGCCCTTCTTCGCGCTCAAGTACGCGCCCCCTGCCATGGCCAAGCTCACGGAGAAGCAGTCGTACCCGAACGCGGCGCCCAAGACGCAGAAGTACGGCAGCATTGTCGTCATCGGCAGTGTGGCGTCGACGTACGGCGGTTGCTGGGGTCCCTGTTACACAGTAGCTTCGCACGCGGCCCTCGGTGTCGTCAAGGCTGGCGTCGCGGTACTCAAGGGCACCGGAGTGAGAATCAATTGCATCTCACCGGGACAAATCGACGTTGGTCTCGACTTGGACGGG TCTTCGAAGGCCAgcatcggcctcgagcgACCGGGCAGCCCTCAAGAGGTAGCCCGCGTAGCCGGATTTCTTGCATCGGGCTTCAGCTCCTATGTCACGGGAGCGAAcctggtcgtcgacggcggctccTC CCAAATTGCTGCAGTCCGTGACCAGGATATTATCTCATTGGTGTTGATTAGTGCTATGAACCCGCTCACGATTCCCATCGGCAAAGCGTAG
- a CDS encoding MutS domain V, producing MLTRPLTALAYHDLGPPLIATARYHSTSALHLRLRRIDGVRRDFSSNFGHEGGAAAPPRGRKRIGWHVSVFARGKKTKSTVKLDDLPQGALSLDPRPVQDEEGPAYPTVVLQARRNMQKFDNCVLLTRVGGFYELYFEHAEEYGPLLNLKVAQKKTNAGPVSMAGFPFFQLDRILKILVQDLNRYVAVAEEFPNNAPEKVKSGGLMHDRRVARIITPGTLIDENFMDPYANNYVLAVHAMTAQSEEREGLSGVAAGGGARDPLTHLAADNRNVTPTTGVLAEPPLPLGLAWLDLSTGQFYTQATDLSALSSILSRICPREIVLDSEMRAQADHGLFSILAEDRHLVTYSSFGDIRQLSDWAPMLESDVPQTTRGAFTDGEVLAGSLLLHYVKERLLGLSMKLQPPMRHENTQTMSIDKSSMRSLEIKQTIRDGNFRGSLLHAIRRTVTRSGARLLNDWLSAPSTSLDVIKLRQDLGARFVEDPDLRDGVVLLLRRSHDSQRLVQKFAMGRGDPDDLVALASTVHATDSIRRLLAEAADESSCLTHMTARLDLKGPLRLARRIKEAIDEEGIVHQHEMEESEAGQMMALAQEIVSTQGTQDDAAVLPKGAAKKRRPTSVREAYADDNETWIMKPSASPVLRQLHADLAALHAEKETLAQTLRDKHGATSLTLRWSPALGHFCHIRGKDARSISSSIRALSSSKSTSSFHDQQWTRLGQQLEHARHSVRTEEQRVFHALRAAVVLNLVKLRRNAAVLDELDVTTSFATLAVEQGLTRPLLNNSTAHTIIGGRHPTVEGGLHEQGRNFVRNDCLVGGSGSPAGRLWLITGPNMAGKSTFLRQNALITILAQVGCYVPADYAELGIVDAIFSRVGSADNLYRDQSTFMVEMMETAQILRGATPRSFVIMDEIGRGTTPEDGTAVAYACLHHLVTVNQCRTLFATHFHRVADLAIADGLADDCSGGVDMYCTDVDEDDDGGFVYVHRLRKGVNRQSHALKVAKLANLPGPAIRVAQKVLGVQL from the exons ATGTTGACCCGGCCACTCACCGCACTCGCCTATCATGATCTGGGCCCCCCCCTAATAGCCACCGCCCGATACCATTCCACCTCCGCACTTCACCTCCGCCTGCGCCGCATTGACGGGGTGAGACGCGACTTCAGTTCCAACTTTGGCCATGAAGGTGGGGctgccgcgccgccgcgcgggaggaagaggatcgGCTGGCACGTCTCCGTCTTTGCCAGGGGCAAGAAGACCAAATCGACGGTGAAGCTCGACGATCTACCCCAAGGGGCTCTGTCGCTGGACCCCCGTCCCGTGCAAGATGAGGAGGGCCCGGCCTATCCAACCGTCGTGTTGCAAGCGCGCCGCAACATGCAAAAGTTCGACAACTGCGTGCTCCTGACGCGTGTTGGTGGCTTCTACGAGCTGTATTTTGAGCACGCCGAGGAGTACGGCCCCCTACTGAACCTTAAGGTCGCCCAGAAAAAGACGAATGCCGGTCCGGTCTCCATG GCCGGTTTTCCTTTCTTCCAGCTGGATCGAATCCTCAAGATACTGGTCCAGGACCTGAACCGCTATGTTGCCGTTGCTGAGGAGTTCCCCAACAATGCGCCAGAGAAGGTCAAGTCTGGTGGGCTGATGCACGACCGCAGAGTTGCTCGTATCATCACGCCAGGAACTCTGATTGACGAGAACTTCATGGACCCCTATGCCAATAACTACGTCTTGGCAGTCCATGCGATGACGGCACAGTCCGAGGAAAGAGAGGGGTTGAGCGGGGtggcagcaggaggaggagctcgagaccCGTTGACCCATCTGGCCGCTGATAACCGGAACGTGACGCCGACAACAGGTGTTCTAGCCGAACCACCACTGCCTCTGGGCCTCGCGTGGCTGGACCTGTCCACCGGCCAGTTCTACACCCAGGCCACCGATCTCTCGGCGCTGTCATCGATTCTCTCAAGGATATGCCCCAGGGAGATCGTGCTCGACAGCGAGATGCGAGCCCAGGCGGACCACGGCCTGTTTTCCATCCTTGCCGAGGACCGCCATCTAGTCACGTACAGTTCATTCGGTGACATCAGGCAGCTCTCTGACTGGGCCCCCATGCTCGAGAGCGACGTCCCTCAGACGACGCGCGGTGCCTTCACCGACGGTGAGGTGTTGGCCGGtagcctgctgctgcactACGTCAAGGAGCGGCTGCTGGGGTTGAGCATGAAGCTGCAGCCGCCGATGCGGCACGAGAACACGCAGACAATGAGCATAGACAAGAGCAGCATGCGCTCGCTAGAGATCAAGCAGACGATCCGCGATGGGAACTTCAGGGGTAGCCTTCTGCATGCGATCCGACGGACCGTCACTAGGAGCGGCGCCAGACTCCTTAACGACTGGCTCAGCGCCCCATCGACATCGCTCGACGTGATCAAGCTCAGGcaggacctcggcgcccgcTTCGTCGAGGATCCCGACCttcgcgacggcgtcgtcttgCTACTTCGCCGCAGCCATGATTCCCAGCGCCTTGTCCAAAAGTTTGCCATGGGAAGAGGGGACCCGGACGACCTGGTGGCCCTGGCCAGCACCGTCCACGCCACCGACAGCATCCGCCGGTTGTTGGCAGAAGCCGCCGATGAATCCAGCTGCCTTACGCACATGACGGCGCGGCTAGACCTCAAGGGCCCCCTGAGGCTTGCGCGTCGCATcaaggaggccatcgacgaggagggcatcgtcCACCAGCACGAGATGGAAGAGAGCGAGGCGGGGCAGATGATGGCCCTAGCCCAGGAGATCGTCAGCACTCAGGGCACacaagacgacgccgccgtgctccCCAAGGGCgccgcgaagaagaggcGTCCCACGTCGGTCCGGGAGGCgtacgccgacgacaacgagacCTGGATCATGAAGCCCAGTGCCAGCCCGGTCCTCCGGCAGCTccacgccgacctcgccgccctgcaCGCCGAGAAAGAGACTCTCGCGCAGACCCTCCGCGACAAGCACGGCGCGACCTCACTTACCCTGCGCTGGAGCCCGGCCCTCGGCCACTTCTGCCACATCAGGGGCAAAGACGCGCGctccatctcgtccagcATCAGGGCCCTGAGTTCCAGCAAGTCGACGAGTTCCTTCCACGACCAGCAGTGGAcgcgcctcggccagcagctcgagcaCGCCCGCCACAGCGTCCGCACCGAGGAGCAGCGGGTCTTCCATgccctccgcgccgccgtcgtgctGAACCTCGTCAAGCTTcgccgcaacgccgccgtcctcgacgagctcgacgtcaCCACCTCCTTCGCCacgctcgccgtcgagcaaGGGCTCACCCGGCCCCTCCTCAACAACTCAACCGCGCACACCATCATTGGGGGCCGGCACCCgacggtcgagggcggcctccACGAGCAAGGGCGCAACTTCGTCCGCAACGACTGCCTTgttggcggcagcgggagcCCCGCCGGAAGGCTGTGGCTAATCACGGGGCCCAACATGGCGGGCAAGAGCACTTTCTTGCGTCAGAACGCCCTCATCACGATTCTCGCGCAGGTCGGCTGCTACGTGCCCGCCGACTACGCCGAGCTaggcatcgtcgacgccatcttcAGCCGGGTCGGGTCCGCCGACAACCTGTACCGCGACCAGAGCACGTTCATggtggagatgatggagacAGCGCAGATCCTGCGCGGCGCAACGCCGCGGTCATTTGTCATCATGGACGAGATTGGCCGGGGCACGACGCCCGAGGACGGCACGGCCGTCGCGTACGCCTGTCTGCACCACCTCGTAACCGTCAACCAGTGCCGGACACTATTTGCGACGCATTTTCACCGGGTGGCGGACCTGGCCATCGCCGATGGGTTGGCCGATGACTGCAGTGGAGGTGTGGACATGTACTGTACGGACgtggatgaggacgatgatggtggtTTCGTCTATGTTCACAGACTGCGTAAGGGGGTGAATCGACAGAGCCATGCACTCAAGGTCGCGAAGTTGGCGAATCTGCCAGGACCAGCAATACGTGTTGCACAAAAAGTCCTTGGTGTTCAATTGTAG
- a CDS encoding Cytidine deaminase, producing MVFTPEILDIVNESQTADTARKFELTIAEVNELHQRATAAKATAYCPYSQFRVGSTLLSNDGQYTAGANVENASYPVGTCAERVAFGKAITEGIRGFKAVAVATDIEAPCSPCGMCRQFIREFVDLETPILMFNKDGKYVVMRLEELLPLSFGPEYLPPPDVLQKSRAGGV from the exons ATGGTCTTCACTCCAGAAATCCTCGACATCGTTAACGAGTCTCAGACGGCGGACACGGCCAGGAAGTTCGAACTCACAATCGCCGAGGTGAATGAGCTTCACCAgagggcgacggcagcgAAGGCGACGGCCTATTGCCCATACAGCCAGTTCCGTGTGGGCTCGACACTCCTTTCCAACGATGGCCAGTACACCGCCGGGGCCAATGTTGAGAATGCCTCCTACCCTGTTGGCACCTGCGCCGAGAGAGTAGCCTTTGGCAAAGCCATCACGGAGGGCATTCGAGGATTCAaagccgtggccgtggccacTGATATTGAGGCTCCCTGCAGTCCCTGCGGCATGTGTCGGCAGTT CATTCGCGAGTTTGTGGACTTGGAGACGCCCATCCTCATGTTCAACAAGGATGGCAAGTACGTTGTGATGAGGCTGGAGGAG CTACTCCCACTTTCGTTCGGCCCTGAGTACCTGCCGCCCCCAGATGTCCTGCAAAAGAGCCGTGCTGGCGGAGTATGA
- a CDS encoding tRNA (guanine-N(7)-)-methyltransferase non-catalytic subunit TRM82 — protein MKVPYNCLEPSGNVVFAARGGKIHSFSLDDGSHLSTWKHPDVEKVHAAAASVSVSKTEVDASSGAPTPSSPVGNEDGPPAKRQRVESTEEDKGETDKQAKDADAMVVDSEPAMPEHQKRDRKKGNKQMRRNNRDGQQQQNNRGGAFARVPDYPVITIMTTTIDGSHLLAISGHDKSLWVFEHDGKGNLTELSQRQMPKRPCSVLICPDNQTILSADKFGDVYSLPLIPSEAAAVDLATQPDATSSETAPKPFKPEANPLTVHSKSNLRALQSQLREQQKSKRDAPKDQPTFEHTLQIGHVSMLTALTLASKGSRRYIITADRDEHIRVSRFMPHAHVIEGFCLGHANFVSALTLPSQDVLVSGGGDSELFVWDWEAGRVLSRFGLLEQVQQVEKDANKLAVSQLLSVTVMANGRQVPVVLAVCESVSAIFVLRFSEDNTLGHVQTISTPGNPLHVAPVASGSAVTNILVTIDPADNDDAPNGIVSFRWTGAAFSSQDLGIQDTDVNEGEFDMPHEQVRKLLYNTEDLRKRGDDDQDEEVEREEQQPQEGGTQEQEPAQEAS, from the exons ATGAAAGTCCCCTACAACTGTCTGGAACCGTCTGGCAACGTTGTCTTCGCCGCCCGGGGTGGGAAGATTCACTCCTTCAGCCTAGATGATGGCTCTCACCTCTCAACATGGAAGCATCCCGACGTTGAAAAGGtgcatgccgccgccgcctcggtcTCTGTCTCAAAGACTGAGGTTGATGCGAGCTCAGGTGCACCTACACCCTCATCCCCGGTCGGCAATGAGGACGGCCCTCCTGCCAAGCGTCAAAGGGTTGAGAGCACCGAGGAGGATAAGGGAGAGACTGACAAGCAAGCCAAGGACGCCGATGCTATGGTCGTCGACAGTGAGCCCGCGATGCCCGAACACCAAAAGAGAGACAGGAAAAAGGGCAACAAGCAGATGAGACGGAACAACAGAGatggccagcagcagcagaacaACCGTGGCGGCGCGTTTGCAAGAGTCCCAGACTACCCTGTCATCACCATCATGACGACCACGATCGACGGGAGCCACCTGCTAGCCATCTCGGGACACGATAAGTCTCTGTGGGTTTTTGAGCACGACGGCAAGGGGAATTTAACAGAGTTGAGCCAGAG ACAAATGCCCAAACGGCCATGCTCTGTCCTCATCTGCCCGGACAACCAGACTATCCTCAGCGCGGACAAGTTCGGCGACGTTTACTCCctgcccttgatcccctcgGAAGCTGCTGCAGTGGACCTCGCAACCCAGCCTGATGCCACCTCATCGGAGACGGCCCCAAAGCCCTTCAAGCCGGAGGCCAACCCCTTGACAGTGCACTCCAAGAGCAATCTCCGCGCGCTCCAAAGCCAGCTGCGCGAGCAGCAAAAGTCGAAGCGTGACGCCCCCAAGGACCAGCCGACGTTCGAGCACACGCTCCAGATCGGCCATGTCTCGATGCTTACGGCCCTGACGCTTGCCTCCAAGGGCAGCCGGCGGTACATCATCACGGCGGACCGTGATGAGCACATCCGCGTCTCACGCTTCATGCCGCACGCGCACGTCATCGAAGGCTTCTGTCTCGGTCACGCCAACTTCGTCAGTGCCCTCACGCTTCCGAGTCAGGACGTCTTGGTCTCGGGAGGCGGGGACAGCGAGCTTTTCGTATGGGACTGGGAGGCCGGGAGGGTCCTGTCCAGATTTGGCCTCTTGGAGCAGGTCCAACAGGTGGAGAAGGACGCTAATAAGCTTGCCGTCTCCCAGCTCCTGTCCGTCACGGTCATGGCCAACGGCCGGCAGGTACCCGTGGTCCTGGCGGTATGCGAAAG CGTATCTGCCATATTCGTCCTCCGTTTCTCGGAGGACAATACCCTGGGCCATGTCCAAACCATTTCCACCCCCGGGAACCCACTTCATGTGGCGCCGGTTGCCAGCGGTAGCGCCGTTACGAACATACTGGTGACCATCGACCCGGcggacaacgacgacgcgcCCAACGGCATTGTCTCGTTCAGATGGACTGGTGCCGCGTTCTCGTCACAGGACCTTGGAATTCAGGACACCGATGTGAATGAAGGCGAGTTCGACATGCCCCACGAGCAAGTGCGGAAACTTCTGTACAACACCGAAGACCTGCGCAAacgaggcgacgacgaccaagacgaAGAGGTGGAACGGGAAGAACAGCAGCCACAAGAGGGGGGCACCCAGGAACAGGAGCCAGCGCAGGAGGCGTCGTAG
- a CDS encoding 60S acidic ribosomal protein P0 has translation MGGKSANKAGYFDKLKGLLEEYKSIFIVTVDNVSSQQMHEIRQSLRGQGVVLMGKNTMVRRALKTFIPDSPEYERLLPFVKGNVGFVFTNADLKDIRDKILANKVAAPARAGAVAPSDVWIPAGNTGMEPGKTSFFQALGVPTKIARGTIEIVSDLKLVEANNKVGPSEATLLNMLNISPFTYGMGIAQVYDQGNAFPADVLDIGEEQLLKAFSGAVTTIAALSLAINFPTLPSVIHSFFNGYKNVLAIAIETEISWPEIEALKDRIANPDAYAAAAPVAAAGGAAETKEEEKEAEKSDEESDEDGGFGGLFD, from the exons ATGGGGGGCAAATCTGCGAACAAGGCCGGCTACTTCGACAAGCTCAAGGGCTTGCTCGAGGAGTACAAGtccatcttcatcgtcaccgtcgacaATGTCAGCTCTCAGCAGATGCACGAGATCAGACAGTCCCTCCGTGGACAGGGTGTCGTCTTGATGGGAAAGAACACCATG GTTCGCCGTGCCCTCAAGACCTTCATCCCCGACTCCCCCGAGTACGAGCGTCTCCTGCCCTTCGTTAAGGGCAACGTTGGTTTCGTCTTCACCAACGCCGACCTGAAGGACATCCGTGACAAGATCCTCGCCAACAAggtcgccgcccccgcccgTGCTGGCGCCGTCGCTCCCTCTGATGTCTGGATTCCCGCTGGCAACACCGGCATGGAGCCCGGCAAGACTTCTTTCTTCCAGGCCCTCGGTGTCCCCACCAAGATTGCCCGTGGTACCATTGAAATCGTGTCGGACCTGAAGCTCGTTGAGGCCAACAACAAGGTCGGCCCCTCCGAGGCCACCCTCCTCAACATGCTTAACATCTCTCCCTTCACCTACGGCATGGGTATCGCCCAGGTTTACGACCAGGGCAACGCTTTCCCCGCCGATGTCCTCGACATCGGTGAGGAGCAGCTCCTCAAGGCCTTCAGCGGTGCTgtcaccaccatcgccgccctctctCTGGCCATTAACTTCCCTACTCTGCCCTCCGTTATCCACTCCTTCTTCAACGGCTACAAGAACGTTCTCGCTATCGCCATCGAGACCGAGATCTCGTGGCCCGAAATTGAGGCTCTCAAGGACCGCATCGCCAACCCCGATGCCtacgccgctgccgctcccgttgccgctgctggtggtgccgccgagaccaaggaggaggagaaggaggccgagaagtcCGACGAGGAGTCTGATGAGGATGGCGGCTTTGGTGGTCTTTT CGACTAA
- a CDS encoding 3-oxoacyl-(Acyl-carrier-protein) reductase has protein sequence MDLAADFSPYRADGKLHGFVCVVTGAAQPVGQAIIEELAGMAPTIACDCKEYTQGTNSTWCRFYIR, from the exons ATGGATTTGGCTGCTGACTTTAGTCCTTACCGCGCCGATGGCAAGCTT CACGGCTTCGTCTGTGTTGTAACTGGCGCCGCACAGCCCGTCGGACAGGCCATTATTGAAGAGCTGGCAGGTATGGCCCCAACCATTGCATGCGATTGTAAGGAGTATACTCAGGGAACGAATAGCACATGGTGCCGCTTCTATATACGGTAA
- a CDS encoding DnaJ domain-containing protein, translating into MVKETKLYDTLGVAPTATEQELKKAYKTNALKYHPDKNAHNPEAEEKFKEISHAYEILSDSQKRTVYDQYGEAGLEGGAGGGGGMAAEDLFAQFFGSGSFGGGLGGMFGGGMPNRGPPKARTIHHTHKVSLEDVYRGKISKLALQRSIICPKCEGRGGKEGAVKRCGGCDGHGMKTMMRQMGPMIQRFQTVCPDCNGEGETIKDKDRCKQCNGKKTIVDRKVLHVHVDRGVRSGTKVEFRGEGDQAPGIQAGDVVFEIEQKPHPRFTRKEDDLLYQCEIELVTALAGGTIFIEHLDERWLSIEILPGEAIAPDAVKMVRGQGMPSPRHHDFGNLYIQFNVKFPEKGWTEDPAAFEALQKLLPAPSLQTVPPPEAMTEPADLEDLDNTSQAKVFGGAGGSMDEDDEDGHPGAERVQCASQ; encoded by the exons ATGGTTAAGGAAACCAAGCTCTACGACACCCTCGGC GtcgcgccgacggcgactgAGCAGGAACTGAAGAAGGCGTACAAGACAAATGCTCTCAAGTACCATCCTG ACAAGAACGCCCACAACCCCGAGGCGGAAGAAAAGTTCAAGGAGATTTCCCATGCTTACGAAATCCTTTCCGATTCCCAGAAGCGTACAGTCTACGACCAATATGGCGAGGCTGGCCTTGAGggtggcgctggcggcggcggaggcaTGGCTGCCGAGGATTTGTTCGCTCAGTTCTTCGGCTCCGGcagcttcggcggcggcctcggtggAATGTTCGGTGGCGGCATGCCCAACCGCGGCCCCCCCAAAGCCCGCACGATTCACCACACCCATAAGGTCTCCCTTGAGGACGTCTACCGCGGAAAGATCTCCAAACTGGCTCTCCAGCGCTCTATCATCTGCCCCAAGTGTGAGGGTCGCGGTGGAAAAGAAGGCGCCGTCAAGCGTTGTGGCGGTTGCGACGGCCATGGTATGAAGACCATGATGAGACAGATGGGCCCCATGATTCAAAGATTCCAGACAGTCTGCCCCGACTGTAACGGAGAGGGGGAGACgatcaaggacaaggaccgTTGCAAGCAGTGCAATGGTAAGAAGACCATTGTCGACCGCAAGGTTCTCCACGTTCACGTCGACCGTGGTGTCAGAAGCGGCACCAAGGTTGAGTTCCGCGGCGAGGGTGACCAGGCCCCTGGCATCCAGGCCGGTGACGTCGTTTTCGAGATCGAGCAGAAGCCCCACCCCCGCTTCACCCGCAAGGAGGACGACCTTCTTTACCAGTGTGAGATCGAGCTGGTGACTGCTCTGGCTGGTGGAACCATCTTCATTGAGCACCTTGACGAAAGGTGGCTCAGCATCGAGATTCTTCCCGGTGAAGCTATCGCACCTG ACGCCGTCAAGATGGTTCGTGGCCAGGGTATGCCCTCTCCCAGACACCACGACTTCGGAAACCTTTACATCCAGTTCAACGTCAAGTTCCCTGAGAAGGGTTGGACAGAGGATCCTGCCGCCTTTGAGGCTCTCCAGAAGCTACTCCCGGCCCCCTCGCTCCAGACCGTGCCTCCCCCTGAGGCTATGACTGAACCTGCCGATCTCGAGGACCTGGACAACACCTCCCAGGCTAAGGTCTTTGGTGGTGCCGGCGGTTccatggacgaggatgatgaggacgGCCACCCCGGTGCCGAGCGCGTGCAGTGCGCCTCCCAGTAA